A window of Corallococcus macrosporus DSM 14697 contains these coding sequences:
- a CDS encoding ATP-binding protein, whose protein sequence is MSLVLVADDEPAVLEVLSQVVEDLGHDVLTARDGEEALGLARDRRPRLVVTDHMMPRLSGVELCRRMKQEAQLKDVPVILLSAVLPQGAPEAFAFLHKPFEITDFESVIHKSLAASPEPRADSDVSPLGALGQWVARTLQGPLDTAREQLRRLEHSPAVDRAALATLEVQLQSLESVGRDLRELAWLSSADVSLTRVDTDLGQSLREAVAARGPGIRLEAPEAPVRLPLDVPRIRRVLDALLANAVRHGGATEVSLEPAPAHVTVRVKDSGPGLAPEVVARLFTPFRTDAEGAAGLELYVASELARLHGGTLSVESWPGQGSTFSLRLPRST, encoded by the coding sequence ATGAGTCTCGTCCTGGTCGCGGACGATGAGCCGGCGGTGTTGGAGGTGCTCAGTCAGGTCGTCGAGGACCTGGGGCATGACGTCCTGACGGCGCGGGATGGGGAGGAGGCGCTCGGCCTGGCGAGAGATCGGCGCCCGCGGCTGGTGGTGACGGACCACATGATGCCGCGGCTGAGCGGCGTGGAGCTGTGCCGCCGGATGAAGCAGGAGGCCCAGCTCAAGGACGTGCCCGTCATCCTCCTGAGCGCGGTGCTGCCGCAGGGCGCGCCCGAGGCGTTCGCCTTCCTCCACAAGCCCTTTGAAATCACCGACTTCGAATCGGTCATCCACAAGTCCCTGGCCGCCTCGCCGGAGCCCCGCGCCGACAGCGACGTCTCTCCCCTGGGCGCGCTGGGCCAGTGGGTGGCGAGGACGCTCCAGGGCCCGCTGGACACCGCGCGCGAGCAGCTTCGCCGCCTGGAGCACTCGCCCGCCGTGGATCGCGCCGCGCTGGCCACGCTGGAGGTCCAGCTCCAGTCGCTGGAGTCCGTGGGCCGCGACCTGCGGGAGCTGGCGTGGCTGTCGTCGGCGGACGTGTCGCTGACGCGCGTGGACACGGACCTGGGCCAGTCCTTGCGCGAAGCGGTGGCGGCGCGGGGCCCGGGCATCCGGCTGGAAGCGCCCGAGGCGCCGGTGCGCCTGCCCCTGGACGTGCCGCGCATCCGGCGGGTGTTGGACGCGCTGCTGGCGAACGCGGTCCGTCACGGCGGCGCGACGGAGGTGTCGCTCGAACCCGCGCCCGCGCACGTCACGGTGCGCGTGAAGGACTCCGGGCCGGGCCTGGCCCCGGAGGTGGTGGCGCGGCTCTTCACGCCCTTCCGGACGGACGCGGAGGGCGCCGCGGGGCTGGAGCTGTACGTGGCGTCGGAGCTGGCGCGCCTCCATGGGGGCACGCTCTCCGTCGAGTCCTGGCCCGGGCAGGGCTCCACGTTCAGCCTGAGGCTGCCGCGGAGCACGTAG
- a CDS encoding trypsin-like peptidase domain-containing protein codes for MKHAVMRWSLLMVALLTSGPASADLARRRDAIVEVVQKVSPAVVYIGTEQEVESRFRGRRSPLEEFFGGMGAEPERQKISGLGSGAIIDPAGIIVTNDHVIRGASAIHVILADGRSFDAEVIGSDAANDLAVLKVNAKEALPIAKLGTSSDLMIGETVIAIGSPFGLSKTVTAGVVSAVGRTFRADNRVYNDFVQTDAAINPGNSGGPLLNVDGEIIGINTAIFGGGAQGIGFAIPADKVRRIVDELTRFGKVRPAWVGIDTADLPPRVARQLGWDRAYGALVTAVEAGSPAAAAGVKRGDVVAELGGSRIQDAEDFDTRVRGYPARSAFPVVLFRDGALRTVQVTPVEFPARMVEGLAWERLGLRVKEVRGVLAVSGVRRGSAAADIGLEPGDIILRVNNQPVATQDAFRESLLTARRGRSVLLLVRRGRYGYHVTLPFEQEAGYRL; via the coding sequence ATGAAGCACGCAGTCATGAGGTGGAGCCTGCTAATGGTGGCCCTGCTGACCTCGGGCCCGGCGAGCGCGGACCTGGCGCGGCGGCGCGACGCCATCGTCGAAGTCGTCCAGAAGGTCTCCCCCGCGGTCGTCTACATCGGCACCGAGCAGGAGGTGGAGTCGCGCTTCCGCGGACGCCGCTCCCCCTTGGAGGAGTTCTTCGGTGGCATGGGCGCGGAGCCGGAGCGGCAGAAGATCTCCGGCCTGGGCAGCGGCGCCATCATCGACCCCGCTGGCATCATCGTCACCAATGACCACGTCATCCGGGGCGCCTCCGCCATCCACGTCATCCTGGCGGATGGCCGCTCGTTCGACGCGGAGGTCATCGGCAGCGACGCGGCGAACGACCTCGCCGTGCTCAAGGTCAACGCCAAGGAGGCCCTGCCCATCGCGAAGCTGGGCACCAGCTCCGACCTGATGATTGGCGAGACGGTGATTGCCATTGGCAGCCCGTTTGGCCTCAGCAAGACCGTCACGGCGGGCGTCGTGTCCGCCGTGGGCCGCACCTTCCGCGCGGACAACCGCGTCTACAACGACTTCGTGCAGACGGACGCCGCCATCAACCCCGGCAACTCCGGCGGGCCGCTGCTCAACGTGGACGGGGAGATCATCGGCATCAACACCGCCATCTTCGGCGGCGGCGCGCAGGGCATCGGCTTCGCGATTCCGGCCGACAAGGTGCGCCGCATCGTCGACGAGCTGACCCGCTTCGGGAAGGTCCGCCCCGCGTGGGTGGGCATCGACACGGCCGACCTGCCTCCGCGCGTCGCCCGGCAGCTCGGGTGGGACCGGGCCTATGGCGCGCTGGTGACGGCCGTGGAGGCCGGGAGCCCCGCGGCCGCGGCGGGCGTGAAGCGCGGTGACGTGGTGGCGGAGCTGGGCGGCTCGCGCATCCAGGACGCCGAGGACTTCGACACCCGCGTGCGCGGCTACCCCGCCCGCTCCGCCTTCCCCGTGGTGCTCTTCCGCGACGGCGCCCTGCGCACCGTCCAGGTGACGCCGGTGGAGTTCCCCGCTCGCATGGTCGAAGGGCTGGCGTGGGAGCGGCTGGGACTGCGCGTGAAGGAGGTTCGAGGCGTGCTGGCCGTGTCCGGCGTGCGGCGGGGCTCGGCGGCGGCGGACATCGGGCTGGAGCCGGGAGACATCATCCTCCGAGTGAACAACCAGCCCGTGGCGACGCAGGACGCCTTCCGGGAGTCGCTGCTCACGGCGCGACGGGGACGTAGCGTGCTGTTGCTCGTGCGGCGCGGTCGCTACGGCTACCACGTGACGCTGCCGTTCGAGCAGGAAGCAGGCTACCGGCTGTAG
- a CDS encoding protein kinase domain-containing protein, whose product MSSVRYQSLGPLLAGEGSRAFLGLALEDGASPRPVVLIWAPQDVVQNPELTATLRRETARALVFEHPHILRVHALAEQDGGLARVTEFADGEPLRKLLEAHPRLPPHFAALVVADAAVGLHYAHVAGNDDGTPLVHGDVRPETLMISFGGLTKVTGYGALGVAPRERGGKRVKNRRLYSAPEQLLGGREAVNVQSDVFLLGLVLHECLSGKIPFKDAADPDKAVLTRSLPPMAQDVPLKLDAVLRRATAKRAKERYPSALAFREAVVEAVGSLPTHAEFSEFLAKYFPPESEARAARRRVIEAGIADVMQKAGISPPAVAEFLARGALPPGLMPAKWPELPGLLRASGSAGGDDGAGSGSGAAGGNVTAGSGSTAAPGSSSHAGATSAGPQAHGGGNALAGAGNQAQSGAGAQGQAGTGAQTQAGAVAQGQAGTGAQTQAGAGTQSHAGTGAQTQPGAGTQSHASTGAQAQSGAGAQSHASAGAQAQSGPGAQASMGAQNHAGANTQSHAAAQSHASAGAQSHSGTGPQSHASAGAQNPTGTGAQVNAGASAQVHSGPSAQPHSGADAHGHPGAAAAGPHATPVAPSAQKSSRSWMAFVGVGLALTVGAAAVVLNRLPSNIEAELEDAGVADALPVDAGVIVVTAPVDAGIPMGTLDVTVDPRVEVSIPGQYLGRTPVSAAVPAGRHVLTLSNPLLGIQTTRIVTVPAGGRSSQQIFLNKGFANVRAPEGAIVTVDGRLIGAAPVEELDLYEGTHQLLVIVNGSRWQKTFKVEPGQRVNFDVNFEQPEEE is encoded by the coding sequence ATGAGTTCCGTCCGTTACCAGTCCCTCGGTCCCCTGCTGGCCGGGGAAGGCTCGCGTGCCTTCCTTGGCCTCGCCCTGGAGGACGGCGCGTCTCCCCGTCCCGTGGTGCTCATCTGGGCGCCGCAAGATGTCGTGCAGAACCCCGAGCTGACGGCGACGCTGCGTCGCGAGACGGCTCGGGCGCTCGTCTTCGAGCATCCGCACATCCTCCGTGTCCACGCCCTGGCCGAGCAGGATGGTGGGCTGGCCCGCGTCACCGAGTTCGCCGACGGCGAGCCCCTGCGCAAGCTGCTGGAGGCCCACCCGCGCCTGCCGCCCCACTTCGCGGCGCTCGTCGTGGCGGACGCCGCCGTGGGTCTGCACTACGCGCACGTCGCGGGCAATGACGACGGCACGCCCTTGGTGCACGGTGACGTCCGCCCCGAGACGCTGATGATCTCCTTCGGCGGGCTGACGAAGGTGACGGGCTACGGCGCGCTCGGCGTGGCCCCGCGTGAGCGCGGCGGCAAGCGCGTGAAGAACCGGCGGCTGTACAGCGCTCCCGAGCAGCTTCTGGGTGGACGCGAGGCGGTCAACGTCCAGTCGGACGTGTTCCTCCTGGGCCTGGTTCTGCACGAGTGCCTCTCCGGGAAGATTCCCTTCAAGGACGCGGCGGACCCGGACAAGGCGGTGCTCACGCGCTCGCTGCCGCCCATGGCGCAGGACGTGCCGCTGAAGCTGGACGCGGTGCTGCGCCGGGCGACGGCGAAGCGGGCCAAGGAGCGCTACCCGTCCGCGCTCGCCTTCCGTGAGGCCGTGGTCGAGGCCGTGGGCTCGCTGCCCACGCACGCGGAGTTCTCCGAGTTCCTGGCGAAGTACTTCCCGCCCGAGAGCGAAGCACGCGCGGCGCGGCGCCGGGTGATTGAAGCGGGCATCGCGGACGTGATGCAGAAGGCCGGCATCTCGCCGCCCGCCGTGGCCGAGTTCCTCGCGCGCGGCGCCCTGCCCCCGGGCCTGATGCCCGCGAAGTGGCCGGAGCTGCCGGGGCTGCTGCGGGCCTCGGGTTCCGCCGGTGGCGATGATGGCGCGGGCTCCGGGAGCGGTGCCGCGGGCGGCAACGTGACGGCGGGCTCGGGCAGCACGGCGGCGCCGGGCTCGTCGTCACATGCGGGTGCGACCAGCGCCGGGCCCCAGGCGCACGGTGGAGGCAATGCCCTGGCGGGCGCGGGCAACCAGGCGCAGTCCGGCGCGGGTGCGCAGGGCCAGGCAGGCACGGGGGCTCAGACGCAGGCGGGTGCGGTCGCGCAGGGCCAGGCAGGCACGGGGGCTCAGACGCAGGCGGGGGCGGGCACGCAGAGCCATGCAGGCACAGGAGCACAGACTCAGCCGGGTGCGGGAACACAGAGCCACGCGAGCACGGGAGCTCAAGCACAGTCCGGCGCGGGTGCGCAGAGCCACGCCAGCGCGGGTGCCCAAGCACAGTCCGGCCCGGGTGCGCAGGCGAGCATGGGCGCGCAGAACCACGCTGGCGCAAACACTCAGTCCCACGCCGCCGCGCAAAGCCACGCCAGCGCGGGTGCTCAGTCCCACTCCGGCACGGGCCCGCAGAGCCACGCCAGCGCGGGTGCGCAGAACCCTACTGGCACCGGCGCACAGGTGAACGCTGGCGCAAGCGCACAGGTCCACTCCGGCCCGAGCGCTCAGCCTCACTCTGGTGCGGACGCGCACGGCCATCCGGGCGCGGCAGCCGCGGGCCCCCACGCGACGCCGGTTGCGCCCTCCGCGCAGAAGTCCTCCCGCTCGTGGATGGCCTTCGTGGGCGTGGGCCTGGCGCTCACGGTGGGCGCGGCGGCCGTCGTGCTCAACCGGCTGCCCTCCAACATCGAAGCGGAGCTCGAGGACGCGGGCGTCGCCGACGCCCTGCCCGTGGACGCGGGCGTCATCGTGGTGACGGCCCCCGTGGACGCGGGCATCCCCATGGGCACGCTGGACGTCACGGTGGACCCGCGCGTGGAGGTCTCGATTCCTGGCCAGTATCTGGGCCGCACCCCGGTCTCCGCGGCCGTTCCCGCGGGCCGTCACGTCCTGACGCTGAGCAACCCGCTGCTCGGCATCCAGACGACCCGGATCGTCACCGTGCCCGCGGGCGGCCGTTCATCGCAGCAGATCTTCCTCAACAAGGGCTTCGCGAACGTGCGCGCGCCCGAGGGCGCCATCGTCACGGTCGACGGCCGGCTCATCGGCGCCGCCCCTGTCGAGGAGCTGGACCTGTATGAAGGCACGCACCAGCTCCTGGTCATCGTGAACGGCTCCCGCTGGCAGAAGACCTTCAAGGTGGAGCCCGGCCAGCGCGTCAACTTCGACGTCAACTTCGAGCAGCCCGAAGAGGAGTAG
- a CDS encoding saccharopine dehydrogenase family protein has translation MTTPSPEFDVIVWGATGFTGRLVAEYLARTQDTHRARWALAGRDRGKLEKVRQGLAAIAPALAELPLLIADARDAASLDALVPRARVVCTTVGPYARYGSELVAACVRAGVSYCDLTGEVQWMRRMIDAHHEQAQKSGARIVHTCGFDSIPSDLGVLMMQDHMRAHHGGHLDAVRLYMGPMRGGASGGTAASMVQALEEASTDRSVRKIMAHPHALDPVPGRWRPESKDELGVYFSQELGQWTGPFFMATVNTRVVRRSNALLGHPWGEGFRYTEVASYGAGPKGLLRAGGVTAGLGGLVAAMQVKPLRTLLEKKVLPAPGEGPSPEARERGFFVAQLRGEGTSPNTGKQVKLKGKVAAQGDPGYAATSRMLAESALCLAFDDVPSTGGVLTPASAMGMKLVERLRRAGMTFQVEALST, from the coding sequence ATGACCACCCCCTCCCCGGAGTTCGACGTCATCGTCTGGGGCGCCACCGGCTTCACCGGGCGCCTGGTCGCCGAATATCTCGCCAGGACGCAGGACACCCACCGCGCACGATGGGCCCTGGCCGGCCGAGATCGTGGCAAGTTGGAGAAGGTCCGGCAGGGACTCGCGGCGATTGCCCCCGCGCTCGCGGAGCTGCCGCTGCTCATCGCGGATGCGCGCGACGCCGCGTCACTGGACGCCCTGGTTCCTCGCGCCCGCGTCGTCTGCACCACGGTGGGCCCCTATGCACGCTATGGCAGCGAGCTGGTCGCCGCGTGCGTCCGCGCTGGCGTCAGCTACTGCGACCTGACGGGCGAGGTGCAGTGGATGCGGCGGATGATTGACGCCCACCACGAGCAGGCCCAGAAGAGCGGCGCGCGCATCGTCCACACCTGCGGCTTCGACTCGATTCCGTCGGACCTGGGCGTGTTGATGATGCAGGACCACATGCGGGCGCACCACGGCGGCCACCTCGATGCCGTCCGGCTCTACATGGGCCCCATGCGCGGAGGCGCCAGCGGCGGCACGGCGGCCAGCATGGTGCAGGCCTTGGAGGAAGCCTCGACGGACCGCTCGGTGCGCAAGATCATGGCCCACCCGCACGCGCTGGACCCCGTCCCCGGCCGCTGGCGGCCCGAGTCCAAGGACGAGCTGGGCGTCTACTTCAGCCAGGAGCTGGGCCAGTGGACCGGCCCCTTCTTCATGGCCACGGTGAACACGCGCGTCGTCCGGCGCAGCAACGCGCTGCTCGGCCACCCCTGGGGCGAGGGCTTCCGCTACACGGAGGTCGCCAGCTACGGCGCCGGGCCCAAGGGCCTGCTGCGAGCCGGCGGCGTCACCGCGGGCCTGGGAGGACTGGTCGCCGCGATGCAGGTGAAGCCCCTGCGCACGCTGCTGGAGAAGAAGGTCCTGCCCGCGCCGGGTGAAGGCCCGTCTCCCGAGGCCCGGGAGAGAGGCTTCTTCGTCGCGCAGCTCCGGGGCGAGGGCACCTCCCCCAACACGGGCAAGCAGGTGAAGCTGAAGGGCAAGGTGGCGGCGCAGGGCGACCCGGGCTACGCGGCCACGTCGCGGATGCTCGCGGAGTCCGCGCTGTGCCTCGCCTTCGACGACGTTCCGTCCACGGGCGGCGTGCTCACCCCGGCCTCCGCCATGGGCATGAAGCTGGTGGAGCGGCTGCGCCGCGCGGGCATGACGTTCCAGGTGGAGGCGCTGTCCACCTGA
- a CDS encoding general secretion pathway protein GspE, whose translation MRLGEQLLKDGLVTAEGLEEALEAQVVHGGRLGTNLVELGLLSEQDLAKTLGKLHNSAFASGEMVPDPKAMELVSSNHADDKEYLPMRVDATRLSIAVVNPHDFTTLDSIAFKTGKRVVPVVIPEFRMNQLLRRYCKAFRPLRAIDMNAVRPRPAPGSQAELAKAAEKPPDLMSEEEFQSVYASALRGGADYEGDMGEEEIITGVEVLEPAPAPVAPVAQRPAAPVPPPAAVRPQVPVAPPPPPQGIVVPPPMAQPPVSPQVHAAPVGGPQAPAVPVGVPGGPQVPAAPAGAMGGPQSPAQAARPPEPPPTPLTFAEAQAELARSSDREDVARTVLRFALGKWKRNLLLSVQGSLVTGWHGMGTGVRDAVVRRIGVPLREQSTFRLVRDTRSHYIGPVRRDAAMGVFYKLLGGGFPKTAVILPLLVRGKVVHLLYVDNGPDQLTPPDVGELLILSQSVGRSYEAMMRRRKSA comes from the coding sequence ATGCGCCTGGGTGAACAGCTCCTGAAGGATGGTCTCGTCACCGCCGAGGGACTCGAAGAAGCGCTCGAGGCCCAGGTGGTGCATGGCGGGCGGCTGGGCACGAACCTGGTGGAGCTGGGGCTGCTGTCCGAGCAGGACCTCGCGAAGACGCTGGGGAAGCTCCACAACAGCGCGTTCGCGTCCGGGGAGATGGTGCCGGACCCCAAGGCGATGGAGCTCGTCTCCTCGAACCACGCGGACGACAAGGAGTACCTGCCCATGCGGGTGGACGCGACGCGGCTGAGCATCGCCGTCGTCAACCCGCACGACTTCACGACGCTGGATTCCATCGCCTTCAAGACGGGCAAGCGCGTGGTGCCGGTGGTCATCCCCGAGTTCCGGATGAACCAGCTCCTGCGCCGTTACTGCAAGGCGTTCCGGCCGCTGCGCGCCATCGACATGAACGCGGTGCGGCCCCGGCCCGCGCCGGGCTCGCAGGCCGAGCTGGCGAAGGCCGCGGAGAAGCCGCCGGACCTGATGAGCGAGGAGGAGTTCCAGTCCGTCTACGCCTCCGCGCTGCGCGGTGGCGCCGACTACGAAGGGGACATGGGCGAGGAGGAGATCATCACCGGCGTGGAGGTGCTGGAGCCCGCGCCCGCGCCGGTGGCGCCCGTGGCGCAGCGGCCGGCCGCGCCCGTGCCTCCTCCGGCGGCTGTTCGTCCGCAGGTCCCCGTGGCGCCGCCGCCACCGCCGCAGGGCATCGTGGTGCCTCCGCCGATGGCGCAGCCGCCGGTTTCTCCGCAGGTGCACGCCGCGCCGGTGGGTGGTCCGCAGGCTCCCGCCGTGCCGGTGGGCGTACCGGGCGGTCCGCAGGTTCCCGCCGCTCCGGCTGGGGCGATGGGCGGTCCTCAGTCGCCCGCGCAGGCCGCGCGTCCGCCGGAGCCGCCGCCGACGCCGCTCACCTTCGCGGAGGCGCAGGCGGAGCTGGCGCGCAGCTCGGACCGCGAGGACGTGGCGCGCACGGTGCTGCGCTTCGCGCTGGGCAAGTGGAAGCGGAACCTGCTGCTGTCGGTGCAGGGCAGCCTGGTGACGGGCTGGCACGGCATGGGGACGGGCGTCCGCGACGCGGTGGTGCGCCGCATCGGCGTGCCGCTGCGGGAGCAGAGCACGTTCCGGCTCGTGCGGGACACGCGGTCGCACTACATCGGCCCCGTGCGCCGCGACGCGGCCATGGGCGTGTTCTACAAGCTGCTGGGAGGTGGCTTCCCGAAGACGGCCGTCATCCTGCCGCTGCTGGTGCGCGGCAAGGTGGTGCACCTGCTCTACGTGGACAACGGCCCGGACCAGCTCACGCCGCCCGACGTGGGCGAGCTGCTCATCCTCTCGCAGAGCGTGGGCCGCTCGTACGAGGCGATGATGCGGCGCCGCAAGAGCGCGTAG
- a CDS encoding VOC family protein, producing the protein MDVQGFHHVAIQARDIERVTGFYRDLLGFPELTRHLRPDGSLRSIWVGVPGGGFLAIEAAGGEPVPTPFRHEAPGLLLLAFRIPKAARSEVVAAFASVGVPLEHETRWTVYVRDPEGNRVALSHHPED; encoded by the coding sequence ATGGACGTTCAGGGCTTCCACCACGTGGCCATCCAGGCGCGGGACATCGAGCGGGTCACCGGCTTCTACCGAGACCTGCTGGGCTTTCCCGAGTTGACCCGCCACCTTCGGCCGGACGGCTCCCTGCGGAGCATCTGGGTGGGGGTGCCCGGGGGCGGCTTCCTGGCCATCGAGGCGGCGGGCGGCGAGCCAGTGCCGACGCCGTTCCGGCACGAGGCCCCGGGCCTGCTCCTGCTGGCGTTCCGGATCCCGAAGGCCGCCCGGTCCGAGGTCGTGGCCGCCTTCGCCAGCGTGGGCGTACCGCTGGAGCATGAGACGCGGTGGACGGTGTACGTCCGGGACCCCGAGGGCAACCGCGTGGCGCTCAGCCATCACCCGGAGGACTAG
- a CDS encoding DUF4388 domain-containing protein, with protein MVCAPMARLLIVEDNHELASLIVAMAQSRGHDAKAASTGEAALEALGPGQPWDAALVDLLLPDIRGSEVLAALRAHGIPAIAVSGVYKGDRFAQEAVQVHGARTFFEKPFELITVMEALEQAGGVAPQPRAPPPIAESVLLDELLDAEDLIVLEEFPPESEEAAEPLQVVPSTDPLPEPADAEHALPLPFARREQVWSESAAAPTPSSPRRALPEWSLSGVLGDTTLARLLNAYYESRHHGELKLQQGQVLKVVYFESGRIVYAASNLAAERFGRFCVRQGVLSDARLAEVAAFAKEHGLRTGEAMLRLGILDAARRKQLLEEQVKEIIWSTFPWKDGRFGFSAMRPRRTDLVKLSVFPGDLVLEGVAKTETLVTLRQHVPRTRRLFPTADAPYGLHELKLEGPQALVLAYADGSKTVEDLLSLTDLPERQTLATLRALELLGVLEERPDTPSRRHRISFGL; from the coding sequence ATGGTCTGCGCGCCCATGGCGCGACTGCTCATCGTCGAAGACAACCACGAGCTGGCCTCCCTCATCGTCGCCATGGCGCAGAGCCGTGGCCACGACGCGAAGGCCGCATCCACCGGCGAGGCCGCCCTGGAGGCGCTCGGCCCCGGACAACCCTGGGACGCCGCCCTGGTGGACCTGCTGCTCCCGGACATCCGCGGCAGCGAGGTGCTGGCCGCGCTGCGCGCCCACGGCATCCCCGCCATCGCCGTCAGCGGCGTGTACAAGGGGGACCGCTTCGCCCAGGAGGCCGTGCAGGTCCACGGCGCCCGGACCTTCTTCGAGAAGCCGTTCGAACTCATCACCGTCATGGAGGCCCTGGAGCAGGCCGGTGGCGTTGCACCTCAACCCCGCGCTCCGCCGCCCATCGCGGAGAGCGTGCTGCTGGACGAGCTGCTCGACGCCGAGGACCTCATCGTGCTGGAAGAGTTCCCCCCCGAGTCCGAAGAGGCCGCCGAGCCCCTCCAGGTCGTCCCCAGTACGGACCCGCTGCCCGAGCCCGCCGACGCCGAGCACGCCCTCCCCCTGCCCTTCGCCAGGCGGGAGCAGGTGTGGAGTGAATCCGCCGCGGCCCCGACGCCGTCCTCTCCCCGGCGCGCGCTGCCCGAGTGGTCCCTGAGCGGCGTCCTGGGGGACACCACCCTCGCGCGCCTCCTCAACGCCTATTACGAGTCCCGCCACCACGGCGAGCTGAAGCTCCAGCAGGGCCAGGTGCTCAAGGTCGTCTACTTCGAGTCCGGCCGCATCGTGTACGCCGCGTCCAACCTCGCCGCCGAGCGCTTCGGCCGCTTCTGCGTCCGCCAGGGCGTGCTGTCCGACGCCCGGCTCGCCGAGGTCGCCGCCTTCGCGAAGGAGCACGGCCTGCGCACGGGGGAGGCCATGCTGCGCCTGGGCATCCTGGACGCGGCCCGGCGCAAGCAACTGCTCGAGGAGCAGGTGAAGGAGATCATCTGGTCCACCTTCCCCTGGAAGGACGGCCGCTTCGGCTTCAGCGCCATGCGCCCCCGCCGCACGGACCTGGTGAAGCTGTCCGTGTTCCCTGGCGACCTGGTGCTGGAGGGCGTGGCGAAGACGGAGACGCTGGTGACGCTGCGCCAGCACGTGCCGCGCACGCGCCGGCTGTTCCCCACCGCGGACGCGCCGTACGGCCTGCATGAGCTGAAGCTGGAAGGTCCCCAGGCGCTCGTGCTGGCCTACGCGGACGGCAGCAAGACGGTGGAGGACCTGCTCTCCCTCACCGACCTGCCCGAGCGGCAGACCCTGGCCACGTTGCGCGCGCTGGAGCTCCTCGGCGTGCTGGAGGAGCGGCCCGACACGCCGAGCCGCCGCCACCGCATCAGCTTCGGCCTGTAG